The genome window CCGCTGCGCCATCGCAATGGTAGCCGCCAAGTCGAGCTGCAAAGTGTCGGCTTGAACATTCATGGCTGCAAGCGCCGATGCTATGAATATATAATTCTTTATCTTCATGATGATTACTTTTGCAAAAACTAACACAAAAGCCATGCCATAAAGATAAAAACGTGATTATCAAGATGATAAGAAATTTTAGAATATTGAAAAGCGTGCGAAACCGCACGAAACGTGTGCGATTTCGCACGGTGCGCACATCCTCAATATGATAGATATCTGTCTCTTTCAGACAGGAAGCACCACGCTAAAGGTGGTTTTATCATCAGGTTTTGATGAGGCGGTGATGGTGCCACCATGCAGGGTTACTATCTGCTTGCAGATACTCAACCCGATGCCCGAACCACTCGTCTTGGTAGTAAAGAACGGCACAAAAATGCGCTCCATCACCTCTGGTAGAATTCCCTTACCATTATCGGTAATGGAAATGATGAAATCTCGCTTATTGCTGGAAAGATGGGTTGTAAGACAGACGAAAGGAGCCTCTTCCTTCTCCACAGCTTCCTGCGCATTCTTCAGCAGATTAATCAGTACCTGCTCAATCTGCGAACGATCTATCTGCACAATCTGGTCTTCATTTTCTATCTCATAATGGAATATCGAATCCGGATAAAGATGCTGCAAATCTGCTACCAGGTCGCCAATTCTCACATCCTCAAACAGAGGTTTCGATATGCGTTGCAACTTTCGATAGTTCTCTACAAACTGCAGCAAGCCATTGCTTCTCCGGTTGATAGCCTGCAATGCCATCAGCAAATCATCATGCTCCAGCGTATCCTGTTCCACCCCTTCACATAGCGTATCAGCCAAAGAGATGATAGGAGTCAGCGAGTTCATGATTTCGTGGGTCAATACCCTCACCAGCAGCTGCTGCGCATCCGTCTCATTCTTCTGAATCACCGGTTGCACATTCTGCAAGGTATAAAGGCGATAGGCAAAGCCTTTATTAAAGAAGTTGACCACGCTCAATACAAAGTCAGCCTTCCCCGCATTCTGATTTCCGGCATCCAAAGCCTTCTTGCCAGCAGCAGCCTCATTGGTCTTGGTCTCCAATTGCATCAGTTTCTGCAATCCCGGCTTCAGCTGCATCATCATTTCCGGAAGCGCCCCATCCAGCACCTGCAAATCCTGCAAGTGCTGAATCGAAAAACCGCAGAGTCCCTCCACGGCAGCCCGATTCATCCAATGCACCTTCCCCTGTTCATCCGCCACAATGAGAAAGGCATTGATGGTATCGAGCATCGTTCCGAAATACTGGTATTTCGCTTCCTGCAGCAAAGTGGTTTCCCGAAATTCATTCACCACTTCGTTAATCTGCTCTGCAAGATTCCGCTCTTCTCCCCTCAGATGATCCAACGAATACTGAAGCGAGAAGTCACGGGTGCGGATAGCCTCAATCAGTTGACGCATCCGCTCATTGCTCTTATGATTGAATAAGTTATTGACGATTGACATTGTTTCTAAAATTTCCGAAGCCTTATTAAACCCCGAGTTTGTCGATTTTCCTGTAAAGGGCGAAACGGGTGATACCCAGCAATTCTGCGGCCTGTGTAAGATTTCCATTACTCAAGGAAATGGCGCGCTTGATGGCTTCACGCTCCAAGGACTGAAGATTGAGCGAATCTATATTAACAGAACTTGATGAAGAATCTGATGAAGAAGCCGCCGAAACCACCACCGAATCCTCCAATCTGATATCCTCTGCAGCCAGTTCCGTCTTATCCCCCAACACAATCGCCCTCTCTATACAATGCTGCAACTCTCTTACATTCCCCGGCCAGGTATGTTTCAACAGCTTCTGCTTGGCAGATGCCCCCAGCCTCACATCGCCCACACTGTATTTTCCCGAATAAATCTTCAGGAAATATTCTGCCAGCAGAACGATATCCTCTCCACGATCACGCAGCGGTGGAAGATGAAGCTCGATGGTATTCAAGCGATAAAAGAGATCCTGCCGGAATGTTCCTTCTCCCACCTTCTCACGCAGAGGGACATTCGTAGCCGCCAGAATCCTCACATCTACCCGGCTCACCTTATTGGAACCAATGCGCTGAGTCTCCCGCTTCTCAATCACCGTCAGGAGTTTCTGCTGCATCGGCAGGTTCAGATTTCCAATCTCATCCAGAAAGAGAGTTCCGCCATCCGCCGTCTCAATTCGTCCTTCCTTCGCATTCCTGGCATCCGTAAACGCCCCCTTCTCGTATCCGAAAAGTTCGCTCTCGAAAAGATTCTCAGGGATACAACCCAGGTCGATATTCACAAAAGGCTTCCTTGCCCTGTCAGAAAGCTGATGCAAGGCATGCGCCACCACATCCTTTCCCGTACCATTCTCTCCAGTAATCAATACGTTGGCATCTGTAGCCGCCACACGCATCATCTGCGCTTTCAGTTCCTTCATGGCAGGGCATTCGCCAATCATTCTCGAAAACACATCTTCAGAAGATGCAATAGACTTGGAATCAGAACTTTGATTCATATTCAGATTCTGCTCTGACACCTTTTCGTGCAAATCCGAAGAATCCAGATTCCTTTCCCTGCTCAGTTCCACGGCACTCTTCACCGTATCGAGCAGCTTATTCCTATCCCATGGTTTCGGAATAAAATCGATGGCTCCCGCCTTGATAGCCCTCACCGCCTTCTCCGTATCCACGTATGCCGTGATAAACAGCACCACGCTCTTGGGGTTATGCGCCAGAATCTTCTCCAGCCATTCATACCCCTCTTCGCCACTGATGGCATCCCGATGGAAGTTCATATCGAGCATGATAACATCAGGCATAAACGAATCCATCATTCCGATGATTCGCTCAGGCGTATTGATAACTCTGATACCCTCCACGTATGGTTTCAAAAGCATATTGAGCGACAAGAGAACATCCTCATTGTCATCCACTATCAGTATCTTTCCTTTTTTCTCCACTGCCATCATTTTTGATTTTTAATTATTTTGCCCACAAAGTTACTGCAAAAAAACGAGATAACTCCAAAAACAGCATCATTTCTTCAAAAATTCTTAATACAAAGCAACTTTCAACCGCATTATCCCGATATTTTAAAGAAAAAGCGAAGAATTTTCCGAAAATATTTGGTGATTTCAAAAATTCGCTTTATCGTTGCATCCTAGTTATCAAAGAAATCTCGGGGTTGACTGGATTTGACGGCGAGATGAAATGGTACGTAAGCATGCGGAGGCTCGTTGGCTACCTCCTAAATCCTAGTGAACAAAAAATTAATTGGCGAAAATAACTACGCTCTCGCTGCTTAATCGAAGTACAGTAGATTAGCTTCTTTTACGACATCTCAATAGAATATCTAATAATTAACTATTGAGCCCACTTGAAAAAGTCATATTTACGAAAACGTGCTATTGATTGTCAATAAGTTACAAAGGTAAAAATATGATTTGTGACTTTTTAAAGTGGACTCACTTCTGAGTTAGCGAATTCATTTTTGTTGTTAGAAATATAGTTGAGATTCCATAATATTACATGGAATTCTCCGGAATCAGATTTGAATTCTGGTGCTTTATAGCCCATGAACTTTTCAAAATGCTCGTGTTCTTTGATGATTTTCTTCATACCTTATAAAATCAGCGTCTTGTTTGATGCAGAATTCTAAATAATTGGAGGTAAAAATGAAATAAGCTTCATGTGCGATCGAAACAGGCTTCATGTGCGATTGAAATAGGCTTCATTCGCCATTGAAGCCTATTTCATTTAGAGCAGAAGTAATCTTCCCCTGCCAAAATGGGTATTTCTGTCAATATTTATAACCAAATTTTGCATACTGGTAAACTTGGAATCTAGCAACGAAAATAGGGAGTTTTGGGCATCCGAATTCTCTATTTTTTGTTTCTAATTAAGCGAATACCCTATAGTTGTACAACTATAAAGTTGTAGTCGTACGACTATAGAATTCCTATTTTAGCGCTATTAACCAACAAATCCATAATTCCTTGATTATTAGCATATTACCATTTTCTTCCATATTTTCAATATTCACAAAGAAATAAGAATCGTTTGAAAATACGAGAATCTCAGCAAGGGAAATGTATAAAAATAAAACGACCCGCACATTTGAGCATCGTTGAGAGGCTTGGCGGGTACTGGTGCTGCAAAGGTACGAAGATTTTTCGAAACCTGCAATTTTTTGGGGAGAAATTTTAATTTCATCAGCCTCTGGGATGAGGAAGAGGAGCAGCGCAAGGAGATTCTGCATCTCTTAAGCACCTTCCACAGTCCATTCGTTGAGACTTTGGTATCACTGAAAGATGAAGAAGGAGAAGAATAAAAGTATTATATGAGTATTTTATAAGGGGTTTTAAGACCCTTATAAAATATCGAGTTATAAGATATCGAGAAGTTCCTCGAATCTTGAAATACGACGGAGCTTGGGATGTTCAAATTCCTCTGTCTTTTCATGCGCCCATGTGGTATGAAAAGGGATATGGACAGCCGAAGCTCCGATTTTTAATGCCGGAGCAATATCACTCTTGAAACTGTTACCCACCATCACCAGCTCGTCGGGAGTTACATCCAGTTCCCTGCTGAGACGATGATAAGCCTTGGGCGTCTTGTCGCTCACGATAGTCACCACATCAAAATACCGCTGCAGACCCGAACGCCACAACTTATTCTCCTGATCCATCAACTCACCCTTGGTGAAGACTGCCAGCTTATATTTCTTCATCTCACGGAAACAAGCCAAGGTTTTCTCTACCCCTTCCAAAGGCTTGGCATCAAGATGCAGGAGACTCTTACCCAAGTCCACAATTTGGGCGATGACATTCGCCTCCACCTTACCATGACTCACCTTCACCGCATTCTCTACCAGGGATATGGTGAAAGCCTTGCAACCATAACCCAAATCAGCCATATTTTTACTCTCCGTCTCGAAGAGAGCAGCAGAAATATCCTTTTCCTTTCCATATTCCGCAAGCAGCTCGCAATACTCATGCTCCACGTCCTCGAAATAGTTTTGTAATGCCCAGAGCGTATCATCGGCATCGAAGGCTATCGCCCTGATATCTTTAAATCTATCCATTTTCATGTTTGTTATGTTTTACACCTTATTATATATAGGCGTTCTGACTGCAAAGATACTACTTTCTTTCAGAAAAACAGAAGAAAAATCGTTTTTAACAAGAATGTAACATCTGTTTAAATAGCCTGTAACATTTCCTACGTACTTTTGCAGCCGAAAAGAAGGAGGAAATGGATAACTCCCGCAAATAAGGGGAAGAAATGTCCCCCACAAAGTAAACAATAACAATAAACATTAAGATAATAATGGGTACAATTTATTTATGTATTGTGATCTTCCTGCTCTGTTTAGCAGTGTTCGATCTCTTCGTAGGAGTCAGCAACGATGCTGTCAACTTCC of Segatella copri contains these proteins:
- a CDS encoding sigma-54-dependent transcriptional regulator, whose amino-acid sequence is MMAVEKKGKILIVDDNEDVLLSLNMLLKPYVEGIRVINTPERIIGMMDSFMPDVIMLDMNFHRDAISGEEGYEWLEKILAHNPKSVVLFITAYVDTEKAVRAIKAGAIDFIPKPWDRNKLLDTVKSAVELSRERNLDSSDLHEKVSEQNLNMNQSSDSKSIASSEDVFSRMIGECPAMKELKAQMMRVAATDANVLITGENGTGKDVVAHALHQLSDRARKPFVNIDLGCIPENLFESELFGYEKGAFTDARNAKEGRIETADGGTLFLDEIGNLNLPMQQKLLTVIEKRETQRIGSNKVSRVDVRILAATNVPLREKVGEGTFRQDLFYRLNTIELHLPPLRDRGEDIVLLAEYFLKIYSGKYSVGDVRLGASAKQKLLKHTWPGNVRELQHCIERAIVLGDKTELAAEDIRLEDSVVVSAASSSDSSSSSVNIDSLNLQSLEREAIKRAISLSNGNLTQAAELLGITRFALYRKIDKLGV
- a CDS encoding HAD family hydrolase; amino-acid sequence: MDRFKDIRAIAFDADDTLWALQNYFEDVEHEYCELLAEYGKEKDISAALFETESKNMADLGYGCKAFTISLVENAVKVSHGKVEANVIAQIVDLGKSLLHLDAKPLEGVEKTLACFREMKKYKLAVFTKGELMDQENKLWRSGLQRYFDVVTIVSDKTPKAYHRLSRELDVTPDELVMVGNSFKSDIAPALKIGASAVHIPFHTTWAHEKTEEFEHPKLRRISRFEELLDIL
- a CDS encoding sensor histidine kinase, with amino-acid sequence MSIVNNLFNHKSNERMRQLIEAIRTRDFSLQYSLDHLRGEERNLAEQINEVVNEFRETTLLQEAKYQYFGTMLDTINAFLIVADEQGKVHWMNRAAVEGLCGFSIQHLQDLQVLDGALPEMMMQLKPGLQKLMQLETKTNEAAAGKKALDAGNQNAGKADFVLSVVNFFNKGFAYRLYTLQNVQPVIQKNETDAQQLLVRVLTHEIMNSLTPIISLADTLCEGVEQDTLEHDDLLMALQAINRRSNGLLQFVENYRKLQRISKPLFEDVRIGDLVADLQHLYPDSIFHYEIENEDQIVQIDRSQIEQVLINLLKNAQEAVEKEEAPFVCLTTHLSSNKRDFIISITDNGKGILPEVMERIFVPFFTTKTSGSGIGLSICKQIVTLHGGTITASSKPDDKTTFSVVLPV